Proteins from a genomic interval of Kitasatospora kifunensis:
- a CDS encoding PTS transporter subunit EIIC, whose product MSADQDRAVALAMLPLLGGAGNITGVAHCMTRLRLGLRDRSTVDEAALAALPAVLGVVDDETYQIVLGPGVARVAQAFEELVASRHPAPTAEQLAARGAAIRGAARQRNATPAKVVLRRIADIFVPLIPALIGAGVIAAINGLLTTLHWLPALVPALTAISGGFLSLIAVFVGYNTAKECGGTPVLGGAAAAVIVFVGVSHVSAFGQQLTAGQGGVLGALGAAALASGVERCCRRWVPTALDVLLTPTLTLLITGLVTVFGLMFVAGHLSNAVGTAVTWLMARGGVFAGLLLGGLFLPLVMLGLHQALIPIHTTLIEERGYTVLLPILAMAGAGQVGCALAAYLRLRNNTSIRATIRSALPTGFLGVGEPLIYGVSLPLGRPFVTACLGGAAGGAFIGLFSMLGTEVGATAIGPSGWALFPLLKGNHGLGSSLLVYAGGLFVGYLVGFLATYYFGFTKAMLSELNAPTLSERGTPPLGGLDAPPLSERGTQPLGEQGTQPLADPASTPGATARPDPL is encoded by the coding sequence ATGTCCGCCGACCAGGACCGGGCAGTCGCCCTCGCAATGCTGCCGCTGCTCGGTGGGGCCGGCAACATCACTGGCGTCGCCCACTGCATGACCCGGCTGCGGCTCGGCCTGCGCGACCGCTCCACGGTGGACGAGGCCGCGCTCGCCGCCCTCCCGGCCGTGCTGGGCGTGGTCGACGACGAGACCTACCAGATCGTCCTCGGCCCCGGCGTCGCCCGGGTCGCGCAGGCCTTCGAGGAACTGGTGGCGAGCCGTCACCCGGCGCCGACCGCCGAGCAACTGGCCGCGCGCGGGGCGGCCATCCGCGGCGCCGCGCGGCAGCGGAACGCCACACCGGCCAAGGTGGTGCTGCGTCGGATCGCCGACATCTTCGTCCCGCTGATCCCGGCGCTGATCGGGGCGGGTGTCATCGCGGCTATCAACGGCCTGCTCACCACCCTGCACTGGCTGCCCGCGCTGGTCCCGGCGCTGACCGCGATCAGTGGCGGTTTCCTGTCGCTGATCGCGGTGTTCGTCGGCTACAACACGGCCAAGGAGTGCGGCGGCACACCGGTCCTCGGCGGTGCCGCCGCGGCGGTGATCGTCTTCGTGGGCGTGTCCCACGTCTCGGCCTTCGGCCAGCAGCTGACGGCCGGCCAGGGCGGCGTGCTGGGCGCACTGGGCGCGGCGGCGCTGGCGAGCGGGGTGGAGAGGTGCTGCCGTCGCTGGGTGCCGACGGCGCTGGACGTGCTCCTCACGCCCACCTTGACGCTGCTGATCACGGGCCTGGTGACGGTGTTCGGCCTGATGTTCGTCGCCGGACACCTCTCCAACGCGGTTGGCACGGCGGTGACCTGGCTGATGGCCCGGGGTGGGGTGTTCGCCGGGCTGCTGCTGGGCGGGCTGTTCCTGCCGCTGGTGATGCTGGGCCTGCACCAGGCGCTGATCCCGATCCACACCACCCTCATCGAAGAACGCGGCTACACCGTGCTGCTGCCGATCCTGGCCATGGCAGGGGCCGGACAGGTCGGCTGCGCCCTGGCGGCCTATCTGCGGCTGCGGAACAACACCTCGATCCGAGCCACCATCAGGTCCGCCTTGCCGACCGGTTTCCTGGGGGTGGGGGAGCCGCTGATCTACGGTGTCTCGCTGCCGCTCGGCCGCCCGTTCGTCACCGCCTGTCTCGGTGGCGCGGCCGGCGGCGCCTTCATCGGCCTCTTCAGCATGCTGGGCACCGAGGTCGGCGCGACGGCCATCGGCCCGTCAGGATGGGCGCTCTTCCCGCTGCTGAAGGGCAACCACGGTCTGGGGAGCAGTCTGCTGGTCTACGCCGGCGGCCTGTTCGTCGGCTATCTGGTGGGCTTCCTGGCCACCTACTACTTCGGCTTCACCAAGGCGATGCTGAGCGAACTCAACGCGCCAACCCTCAGCGAACGGGGCACGCCGCCCCTCGGCGGACTCGACGCGCCGCCTCTCAGCGAACGGGGCACGCAACCTCTCGGCGAACAGGGCACGCAACCTCTCGCCGATCCGGCGTCAACTCCCGGCGCCACGGCGCGACCAGACCCGCTGTAG
- a CDS encoding ATP-binding protein — protein MPNTPSPKPPHDLDVDHDERDASWKVLADLAEVGPTRRLAVGLVREWVPDVPDEATESVRRVVGELVTNAIQHGGGNITVHMWITPGHNVAIVVCDGSPALPTPREPYDDGTRGRGLAVVQAETLSLTWSPEKGGKTVRATIALPSSRSDQPHTRLLSPPRAPHSRLHPPTLVSACAH, from the coding sequence ATGCCCAACACCCCGTCCCCCAAGCCCCCGCACGACCTCGACGTCGACCACGACGAGCGCGACGCCAGCTGGAAGGTGCTGGCCGATCTCGCCGAGGTCGGCCCGACCCGCCGCCTGGCGGTCGGCCTGGTCCGCGAGTGGGTGCCCGACGTGCCCGACGAGGCCACTGAGTCGGTCCGCCGAGTGGTCGGCGAGCTGGTCACCAACGCGATCCAGCACGGCGGCGGCAACATCACCGTGCATATGTGGATCACGCCTGGCCACAACGTGGCGATCGTCGTCTGCGACGGATCGCCCGCCCTGCCGACCCCGCGCGAACCGTACGACGATGGCACCCGCGGCCGGGGACTGGCAGTGGTGCAGGCCGAGACGCTGTCCCTCACCTGGAGTCCCGAGAAAGGAGGCAAGACCGTCCGTGCCACCATCGCGCTCCCCTCCAGCCGGAGCGACCAACCCCACACCAGGTTGCTGTCCCCGCCGCGTGCCCCGCACAGCCGGTTACACCCGCCCACCCTGGTCAGCGCCTGCGCGCACTGA
- a CDS encoding Gfo/Idh/MocA family oxidoreductase, translated as MGTPTETSAPLRVGLVGYGLAGSAFHAPLIATTPGLRLQAVVTADPGRRAEAARDHPGVHVVADTEQLLADPAALDLVVVASPNHTHLPVARAALAAGLPVVVDKPLAATAAQARALADQAKKLGLLLTVFQNRRWDADFRTVQQLLAQGALGTVHRYESRFERWRPQPAPGWKENPDPAWAGGILYDLGSHLVDQALQLFGLVDRVYAETDVRRPGALVEDDAFIALTHAGGVRSHLWMSALTGQPGPRLRVQGDRAGYTAPRLDPQEAALRAGLRPGPHQDTAAWDTAARGTAASDPEAPDTATRDTAAWGAVAEQDWGVLGTPDDAKPHPSLPGDYPAFYSGVVAALRHGAAAPVDPEDAVAALTVLEAARRSAASGRTVELAGAQPAEQPAG; from the coding sequence ATGGGTACCCCCACCGAAACCAGCGCTCCGCTCCGCGTCGGCCTGGTCGGCTACGGCCTGGCCGGCTCCGCGTTCCACGCCCCGCTCATCGCCACCACGCCCGGCCTGCGGCTGCAGGCCGTGGTCACGGCCGATCCCGGGCGCCGGGCCGAGGCGGCCCGCGACCACCCGGGTGTCCACGTGGTCGCCGACACCGAGCAGTTGCTCGCCGACCCGGCAGCCCTCGACCTGGTCGTGGTGGCGTCCCCCAACCACACCCACCTGCCGGTGGCCCGCGCCGCGCTGGCAGCCGGCCTGCCCGTCGTGGTCGACAAGCCGCTGGCCGCCACTGCCGCCCAGGCCCGTGCGCTGGCCGACCAGGCGAAGAAGCTGGGCCTGCTGTTGACGGTCTTCCAGAACCGCCGATGGGACGCGGACTTCCGAACCGTCCAGCAGCTGTTGGCCCAGGGGGCACTGGGCACGGTGCACCGCTACGAGTCCCGCTTCGAGCGCTGGCGGCCGCAGCCGGCCCCCGGCTGGAAGGAGAATCCCGATCCCGCCTGGGCCGGCGGCATCCTGTACGACCTGGGCAGCCACCTGGTCGACCAGGCACTGCAGCTCTTCGGTCTGGTCGACCGGGTCTACGCCGAGACCGACGTACGACGGCCCGGCGCCCTGGTGGAGGACGACGCGTTCATCGCCCTGACCCACGCCGGTGGGGTCCGCTCCCACCTGTGGATGAGCGCCCTGACCGGGCAGCCCGGCCCACGGCTGCGCGTCCAGGGCGACCGGGCCGGGTACACCGCACCGCGCCTGGACCCGCAGGAGGCTGCCCTGCGCGCGGGGCTGCGCCCCGGCCCGCACCAGGACACGGCAGCCTGGGATACGGCAGCCCGGGGCACGGCAGCCTCGGATCCGGAAGCCCCGGATACGGCAACCCGGGATACGGCAGCCTGGGGCGCAGTGGCCGAGCAGGACTGGGGAGTCCTGGGTACCCCCGACGACGCCAAACCCCACCCCTCGCTTCCCGGCGACTACCCCGCCTTCTACAGCGGCGTGGTCGCCGCGCTGCGCCATGGTGCGGCGGCCCCGGTCGACCCCGAGGACGCGGTGGCCGCACTCACCGTGCTGGAGGCCGCCCGCCGCTCCGCCGCCTCGGGCCGCACGGTCGAGCTCGCCGGCGCGCAGCCCGCCGAGCAGCCCGCCGGGTAG
- the cutA gene encoding divalent-cation tolerance protein CutA — protein MADYLIVITTVDSEAAGAKLSRSAVEAGLAASGQVSGPIATTYRHLGEVCEGTEWQVAFRTTEDRMAELEDHVTTGHPYDSPEVIAVPILSGPPPYLEWITRATRPAEG, from the coding sequence ATGGCTGACTACTTGATCGTGATCACCACTGTGGACAGCGAGGCTGCTGGTGCCAAGCTGTCCCGGTCCGCTGTCGAAGCCGGTCTGGCTGCCTCGGGGCAGGTCAGCGGGCCGATCGCCACGACCTACCGGCACCTTGGCGAAGTGTGCGAGGGCACCGAGTGGCAGGTGGCCTTCCGGACGACAGAGGATCGGATGGCCGAGCTGGAGGACCACGTCACCACCGGGCATCCGTACGACAGCCCGGAGGTGATCGCGGTGCCGATCCTGTCTGGGCCGCCGCCGTATCTGGAGTGGATCACCCGGGCGACGCGGCCCGCCGAGGGCTAG
- a CDS encoding helix-turn-helix domain-containing protein, whose product MTMRDDVETIGPLLRRLREATGRTQEELAGDLSKRRNYPVEQGMISRWETEKALPDPVSRQLLADEFDVPVEELHRAVVAARRIRRHKKQAAKEPDVKRREFMTAGAGIAVIPAINYLDSGRRLGADVPRQLRARTARLRRLDDFVGGGDTYAMYCQELDNTVRLANEGAYTENTGLGLRAVIAEQAQLAGWAAFDAGRHGEARSHYLTAMAAAEAAQDSSLAGNSYAFLAYLEWAIGGGSGVEFAIAGCETAGRDASPAVRALLWDRLAWQHATSGNANAADRALAAAEEAIRQESDRPEPDWVYWVDLDEISIMTGRCWAELHRPLRAIPALESALSRYDDTRARDKALYLSWLASAYLDAGEVEHSAVITGRILDLSQGLASTRPAGRSRILLHRLQPHRQLTPVAELLERGEAS is encoded by the coding sequence ATGACCATGCGCGATGACGTGGAGACGATCGGCCCACTGCTGAGGAGGCTGCGGGAGGCCACCGGCCGCACTCAGGAGGAACTGGCCGGTGACCTGTCGAAGCGCCGGAACTACCCGGTGGAGCAGGGGATGATCTCCCGCTGGGAGACCGAGAAGGCCCTGCCCGACCCGGTGTCCCGGCAGCTTCTCGCCGACGAGTTCGACGTGCCGGTGGAGGAACTGCACCGGGCGGTCGTCGCGGCCCGACGGATCAGGCGGCACAAGAAGCAGGCAGCGAAGGAGCCGGACGTGAAGCGACGTGAGTTCATGACAGCGGGAGCCGGGATCGCGGTGATACCTGCGATCAACTATCTCGACTCCGGAAGGAGGCTGGGCGCGGACGTGCCCCGGCAGTTGCGCGCGCGTACCGCGCGGCTGCGGCGCCTGGACGACTTCGTGGGCGGTGGGGACACCTACGCGATGTACTGCCAGGAACTGGACAACACGGTCCGCCTGGCCAACGAGGGCGCCTACACCGAGAACACCGGGCTCGGCCTGCGGGCCGTCATCGCCGAGCAGGCCCAGCTCGCCGGGTGGGCCGCGTTCGACGCCGGCCGCCATGGCGAGGCCCGCTCGCACTACCTCACCGCGATGGCTGCGGCGGAGGCAGCCCAGGACAGCTCGTTGGCAGGAAACTCGTACGCCTTCCTCGCCTACCTGGAGTGGGCCATCGGAGGCGGCTCCGGTGTCGAGTTCGCCATCGCGGGCTGCGAGACTGCCGGCCGCGACGCCTCCCCGGCGGTGCGGGCCCTGCTGTGGGACCGCTTGGCCTGGCAGCATGCAACCAGCGGCAATGCCAACGCCGCTGATCGCGCGCTCGCCGCCGCCGAGGAGGCCATCCGCCAGGAGAGCGACCGACCCGAGCCGGACTGGGTGTACTGGGTCGACCTGGACGAGATCTCCATCATGACCGGGCGGTGCTGGGCCGAGCTCCACCGACCGCTGCGGGCGATCCCCGCGCTGGAGTCCGCGCTGTCCCGCTACGACGACACCCGGGCCCGCGACAAGGCGCTGTACCTGTCCTGGCTGGCCTCCGCCTACCTGGACGCCGGAGAGGTCGAGCACTCCGCCGTCATCACCGGCAGGATCCTCGACCTGTCCCAAGGACTCGCCTCGACCCGTCCAGCCGGACGCTCGCGCATCCTCCTCCACCGGCTCCAGCCGCACCGCCAGCTCACGCCGGTCGCCGAACTCCTCGAACGCGGCGAGGCCTCCTAG
- a CDS encoding ROK family protein encodes MNTPQAGTNLTGLRDHNTALVLGLLRAARQGSSRVELAAGTGLTPQAISKIVARLLATTLIEEDGRGASTGGKPRTLLRLRPDAGFAVGVELDRHATTVLLVDLSGETRCRTTVPAGLADAPPQDTVELIAATVREVAAAAPPGANVLGVGVGCRGPLDQATGVLHRPAGLSAWDRFPLRDALAARLDPWPVRLDKDANTAALACAAPGHTAYLHFSDGLGAGLLLDGAVYRGARTNAGEFGHQVIQLDGPACGCGARGCLEALCLAALATGDHRAAARLLAVGVANLVQLLDVDRVVLGGQVVFAAPELYLAELAGQLAARLPDREWQRVPVSLTPAGPAAVAIGAAELVLGPLFGRRT; translated from the coding sequence ATGAACACACCGCAGGCAGGCACTAACCTCACTGGGCTCCGCGACCACAACACCGCGCTGGTCCTGGGCTTGCTGCGGGCCGCCCGCCAGGGCAGCAGCCGGGTGGAACTGGCGGCCGGGACCGGCCTCACCCCGCAGGCGATCAGCAAGATCGTGGCCCGCCTGCTGGCCACCACGCTGATCGAGGAGGACGGACGCGGCGCCTCGACGGGCGGCAAACCGCGCACCCTGCTGCGGCTGCGCCCCGACGCGGGCTTCGCGGTCGGCGTCGAACTGGACCGCCACGCCACCACCGTCCTGCTCGTGGACCTGAGCGGCGAGACCCGCTGCCGCACCACCGTGCCCGCGGGCCTGGCGGACGCACCCCCGCAGGACACCGTCGAGCTGATCGCCGCGACGGTGCGCGAGGTCGCCGCGGCGGCCCCGCCCGGCGCGAACGTGCTCGGCGTCGGCGTCGGCTGCCGAGGGCCGCTCGACCAGGCCACCGGCGTCCTGCACCGCCCGGCCGGGCTGTCGGCCTGGGACCGCTTCCCGTTGCGCGACGCGCTCGCCGCCCGGCTGGACCCGTGGCCGGTGCGACTGGACAAGGACGCCAACACGGCCGCACTCGCCTGCGCCGCGCCGGGTCACACCGCCTACCTGCACTTCAGCGACGGCCTGGGCGCCGGGCTGCTGCTGGACGGCGCCGTCTACCGCGGTGCCAGGACGAACGCGGGCGAGTTCGGCCACCAGGTGATCCAACTCGACGGCCCGGCGTGCGGCTGCGGCGCGCGCGGCTGCCTGGAGGCACTCTGCCTGGCGGCCCTGGCCACCGGCGACCACCGGGCGGCGGCCCGCCTCCTGGCGGTGGGGGTGGCCAACCTCGTCCAGCTGCTCGACGTCGACCGGGTGGTGCTCGGCGGCCAGGTGGTCTTCGCCGCCCCCGAGCTGTACCTGGCGGAGCTCGCCGGGCAGTTGGCCGCACGGCTGCCGGACCGCGAGTGGCAGCGGGTCCCGGTCTCGCTCACCCCGGCCGGCCCGGCCGCCGTCGCGATCGGCGCGGCCGAACTCGTCCTCGGTCCACTCTTCGGGCGCCGCACCTGA
- a CDS encoding MFS transporter, whose translation MRYARLLRRRPILLLWGAQSASVFGDRLYAMAVMWLAWEHAGASAMGLVAVAESAPYIVLGTVGRRLVDRFASLGSLAWVDAVRLVLVAALPWSWSQFGTAGLVVSAALLGIGGALFDPNLGALVPDLVEPGEVQAVNGLMDLTGRISRVAGPGSAGLLLAVMPVAGLFWVDAATFGVSALALLGVTARARAAGDRPATGATAAEGSHPRAWSLVRTRPETGVVLAVHGIGIFAGAVSLAMPALLTARLGAGAAAYAAVLACTGAGALAGNLVAGNVRLPEPLAGLYCGAWAVSGLLLAVTGLAGSLPVLLALAVASGAVSPFLQVALSTHFALFAPAARRRLLTVDLTVIRTCGTAAMLFLPALAAADPGAGFLAAGSIVAACGSLGGVLVLAIARRRRPLPSVEPVPELAGRD comes from the coding sequence ATGCGATACGCGCGCCTGCTGCGACGCCGTCCCATCCTGCTGCTGTGGGGAGCCCAGAGCGCCTCGGTGTTCGGCGACCGCCTGTACGCGATGGCCGTGATGTGGCTGGCCTGGGAACACGCCGGAGCCTCGGCCATGGGGCTGGTGGCCGTCGCCGAGTCGGCGCCCTACATCGTGCTCGGCACCGTCGGCCGGCGCCTGGTGGACCGGTTCGCGTCGCTCGGGTCGCTGGCCTGGGTGGACGCGGTGCGGCTGGTGCTGGTTGCCGCGCTGCCGTGGTCGTGGTCGCAGTTCGGCACCGCCGGGCTGGTCGTCTCGGCCGCCCTGCTGGGGATCGGCGGGGCCCTGTTCGACCCGAACCTGGGCGCCCTGGTGCCGGACCTGGTGGAGCCGGGCGAGGTCCAGGCGGTGAACGGGCTGATGGACCTGACCGGCCGGATCTCGCGGGTGGCCGGTCCAGGGTCGGCGGGGCTGCTGCTGGCGGTGATGCCGGTGGCCGGGCTGTTCTGGGTGGACGCGGCCACCTTCGGCGTCTCCGCGCTGGCTCTGCTGGGCGTGACCGCCCGGGCCCGGGCCGCCGGCGACCGGCCGGCGACCGGGGCCACGGCGGCGGAGGGGTCGCACCCTCGGGCGTGGTCGCTGGTGCGGACCCGGCCGGAGACCGGCGTCGTGCTGGCGGTGCACGGGATCGGGATCTTCGCCGGGGCGGTGTCACTGGCGATGCCCGCACTACTGACCGCTCGGTTGGGAGCCGGGGCCGCCGCCTACGCGGCCGTGCTGGCATGCACTGGGGCCGGGGCCTTGGCCGGAAACCTGGTGGCGGGCAACGTGCGGCTGCCGGAGCCGCTGGCCGGGCTCTACTGCGGCGCGTGGGCCGTCTCCGGGCTGCTGCTGGCGGTGACGGGGCTGGCCGGGTCGCTTCCGGTGCTGCTGGCGCTGGCGGTGGCCTCAGGGGCGGTGTCGCCGTTCTTGCAGGTCGCGCTGTCCACACACTTCGCGTTGTTCGCTCCGGCCGCTCGCAGGCGGCTGCTGACGGTGGACCTGACCGTCATCCGCACCTGCGGGACGGCGGCGATGCTGTTCCTGCCCGCACTGGCCGCCGCTGACCCGGGGGCCGGGTTCCTGGCCGCCGGGTCGATCGTCGCGGCATGCGGGAGCCTGGGCGGGGTGCTGGTGCTCGCCATCGCCCGGAGGCGCCGTCCGTTGCCGTCCGTGGAACCGGTGCCGGAGCTCGCGGGGCGCGACTGA
- a CDS encoding sugar porter family MFS transporter encodes MASQSDSLPERQKSLSRSPGTRSVQVTSTAQAPQVRRPGASDNLGHVIFITAAAAMGGFLFGYDSSVINGAVAAIRDKYHVGSGTLAQVVAIALIGSAIGAALGGRMADRLGRIRVMQIAAALFTVSAVGSAVPFSLWDLALWRVLGGIGIGMASVIGPAYIAEVAPPAYRGRLGSFQQAAIVIGIAVSQLANYGILQAAGGNQRGHVLGLEAWQLMLGVMVIPAVLYGLLSFAIPESPRFLISTGRTDRAKAVIAEVEGAGADLDARVAEIEHAMRSEHRSTFKDLLGGRFGLLPIVWVGIGLSVFQQLVGINVAFYYSSTLWQSVGIDPSSSFLYSFTTSIINIIGTVVAMVFVDRIGRKPLAVIGSAGMAIALALEAWAFSARTGADSALPHGQGLLALIAAHAFVFFFALSWGVVVWVMLGEMFPNRIRAAALGVAAAAQWVANWLITVTFPSLSSWNLAGTYVIYAAFAVLSIPFVLKFVRETKGKSLEEMG; translated from the coding sequence ATGGCGTCCCAGTCAGATTCATTACCTGAACGCCAGAAGTCCCTGTCACGTTCGCCAGGAACAAGGAGCGTTCAGGTGACCAGCACCGCCCAAGCGCCGCAGGTCCGCAGGCCCGGAGCCTCGGACAATCTCGGACACGTCATCTTCATCACGGCCGCCGCGGCAATGGGCGGGTTCCTCTTCGGCTACGACAGCTCCGTGATCAACGGTGCCGTCGCCGCCATCCGGGACAAGTACCACGTCGGCTCGGGCACGCTCGCCCAGGTGGTGGCCATTGCCCTGATCGGCAGCGCGATCGGCGCGGCGCTGGGCGGCCGGATGGCCGACCGCCTGGGCCGGATCCGGGTGATGCAGATAGCCGCCGCCCTCTTCACGGTGAGCGCGGTCGGCTCCGCCGTCCCGTTCTCGCTCTGGGACCTCGCCCTGTGGCGCGTGCTGGGCGGGATCGGGATCGGCATGGCCTCGGTGATCGGCCCGGCCTACATCGCCGAGGTCGCACCGCCCGCCTACCGCGGCCGGCTCGGCTCGTTCCAGCAGGCGGCGATCGTGATCGGCATCGCCGTCTCGCAGCTCGCCAACTACGGCATCCTGCAGGCCGCCGGCGGCAACCAGCGCGGCCACGTGCTGGGCCTGGAGGCCTGGCAGCTGATGCTCGGCGTGATGGTGATCCCCGCCGTGCTCTACGGGCTGCTCTCCTTCGCGATCCCCGAGTCGCCCCGGTTCCTGATCTCGACCGGCCGCACCGACCGGGCCAAGGCCGTCATCGCCGAGGTCGAGGGCGCCGGCGCCGACCTCGACGCCCGGGTGGCCGAGATCGAGCACGCCATGCGCAGCGAGCACCGCTCCACCTTCAAGGACCTGCTCGGCGGACGGTTCGGCCTGCTGCCGATCGTCTGGGTCGGCATCGGCCTGTCGGTCTTCCAGCAACTGGTCGGCATCAACGTCGCGTTCTACTACTCCTCGACGCTGTGGCAGTCGGTGGGCATCGACCCGAGCTCCTCGTTCCTCTACTCGTTCACCACCTCGATCATCAACATCATCGGCACCGTGGTCGCGATGGTCTTCGTCGACCGGATCGGCCGCAAGCCGCTCGCGGTGATCGGTTCGGCCGGCATGGCCATCGCCCTGGCCCTGGAGGCCTGGGCCTTCTCGGCCCGCACCGGCGCCGACTCCGCGCTCCCGCACGGCCAGGGGCTGCTGGCGCTGATCGCCGCCCACGCGTTCGTCTTCTTCTTCGCGCTCTCCTGGGGCGTGGTGGTCTGGGTGATGCTCGGCGAGATGTTCCCCAACCGGATCCGCGCGGCCGCCCTCGGCGTGGCGGCCGCCGCGCAGTGGGTCGCCAACTGGCTGATCACGGTGACGTTCCCGTCACTGTCGAGCTGGAACCTGGCCGGCACCTACGTGATCTACGCGGCGTTCGCGGTGCTCTCCATCCCGTTCGTGCTCAAGTTCGTCCGCGAGACCAAGGGCAAGTCCCTGGAGGAGATGGGCTGA